One window from the genome of Gopherus evgoodei ecotype Sinaloan lineage chromosome 2, rGopEvg1_v1.p, whole genome shotgun sequence encodes:
- the LOC115647237 gene encoding exosome complex component RRP41-like — MAGLELLSDEGYRVDGRRAGELRKVRARMGVFAKADGSAYIEQGNTKALAVVYGPHEMRGSRSKALHDRALVNCQYSMATFSTGERKRRPHGDRKSSELTLHLKQTFEAAILTQLYPRSQIDIYVQILQADGGNYCACVNAATLATIDAGIPMRDYVCASSAGFIEDTPLADLNYVEEAAGGPQVALALLPKSDQIALLEMNSRLHEDHLEQVIEAASKACKDVYAVLDQVVRDHVHEVTTLLGE; from the exons ATGGCGGGTTTGGAGCTGCTCTCGGACGAGGGGTACCGCGTGGACGGGCGCCGGGCCGGGGAGCTGCGCAAGGTGCGCGCGCGCATGGGGGTCTTCGCCAAGGCCGACGGCTCCGCCTACATCGAGCAGGGCAACACTAAGGCGCTGGCGGTGGTGTACGGGCCGCACGAG ATGCGTGGCTCCCGCAGTAAGGCCCTGCACGACCGGGCGCTGGTGAACTGCCAGTACAGCATGGCCACCTTCAGCACAGGGGAGCGCAAGCGCCGGCCCCACGGCGACCGCAAGTCCAGTGAGCTGACGCTGCACCTCAAGCAGACCTTTGAGGCAGCAATCCTCACCCAGCTGTACCCCCGCTCCCAGATCGACATCTACGTGCAG ATCCTGCAGGCGGACGGTGGGAATTACTGTGCCTGCGTGAACGCAGCCACGCTGGCCACCATCGACGCAGGCATCCCCATGCGAGACTACGTGTGTGCCAGCTCAGCCGGCTTCATCGAGGACACACCGCTGGCCGACCTCAACTATgtggaggaggcagctgggggCCCCCAGGTGGCCCTCGCCCTGCTGCCCAAGTCAGACCAGATTGCCCTGCTGGAGATGAACTCGCGGCTCCACGAGGACCACCTGGAGCAGGTCATCGAGGCTGCCAGCAAGGCCTGCAAGGACGTCTACGCCGTGCTGGATCAGGTGGTACGTGACCACGTGCACGAGGTCACCACGCTGCTGGGGGAGTGA